The Leptolyngbyaceae cyanobacterium genome has a window encoding:
- the cobN gene encoding cobaltochelatase subunit CobN, with the protein MHRLAATPGGWNFQSEGVIFVEQTPAPLIFLTAADTDIQTLGAAVSKLPNGFFPLRVVNLLNLQQQLSIDTYAEGVLARAKVIIIRLLGGRSYWPYGLEVVKETVQKTGAALIVMPGDSNPDPDLISHSNISLTVVNQLWRYFTEGGIENFVSALKFVADICLGQNYNPPPPQVVPRVGLYLWGRGSGGAVFSHSSVPRVGLLFYRAHYLAGNTAPIDALCQALAERNLEPVPVFVSSVREPDLQAELLAYFQPKDDENIDILINTTSFSISTPRSLNTEAGTPERGDRETLAEVRPFSLDIPILQVIFSTSTQEEWESGFKGLSPRDMAMNVALPEVDGKIISRAISFKAVQSRHPLLETDVVGYEARCDRVQFVADLAANWVKLPRKPVPQRRIALILANYPNRDGRLANGVGLDTPASCVEILKALQQAGYQVEDIPTTGDILIDRLTAGVTNDPEGWELRQVRQVLPVREYEVYFNTLPLEVRQGIRDRWGSVEGDNRSSSFPIPGIQLGNIFVGIQPSRGYDLDPSLNYHAPDLEPTHSYLAFYYWVRQHFQADAIVHVGKHGNLEWLPGKSVALSQNCYPEIALGAMPHFYPFIVNDPGEGSQAKRRAQAVIIDHLTPPLTRAELYGAMQQLESLIDEYYEAESLDPSRLSAIAERINELIRQENLYQDLSLLLGQDLSENQSGKLTIEKQQFAEFLNRADGYLCELKEAQIRDGLHIFGQCPQGRQLRDLIVAIARHPGNHRLGLTRALAKDWGLDFDPLTADLSLPIDNSSLIDGKSCRTVGDAVEVLEEYAAQLVENILNDRHSQMTDDRGKMTNKELDWICDRLFPALQQTQQEINQLLRGLDGKFVPAGPSGAPTRGRPEVLPTGRNFYSVDIRAIPTETAWSVGRKAAEALIEQYTQENGEYPKTLGLSIWGTSTMRTGGDDLAQALALLGVQPIWDGFSRRVVDFEILSVSVLGRPRVDVTLRISGFFRDAFPNLIDLFDEAVAAVAALDESPEDNPLAARVKQETEFWVAAGLNGEQAKMRSRFRIFGSKPGAYGAGLQGLIEAQNWQSDEDLARAYINWSCYAYSSANSASSGLHGISAPEAFEQRLQQMQIVLHNQDNREHDLLDSDDYYQFQGGLTVAVRALSGQNPQTYFGDNSIPENPKVRKLKSEIARVYRSRVVNPKWIAGVMRHGYKGAFEMAATVDYLFAYDATANCVEDFMYRGVAEAYLFDPAVQKFIQEKNPWALRDMAERMLEAYQRGLWQGVEQATVDKLRSIVHQAEAVIEEVKK; encoded by the coding sequence GTGCATCGATTAGCTGCTACCCCCGGAGGTTGGAATTTTCAGTCGGAAGGTGTGATTTTTGTCGAACAAACCCCTGCTCCCTTGATATTTCTAACTGCTGCTGATACTGATATTCAAACTCTTGGGGCAGCGGTAAGTAAACTACCAAATGGATTTTTTCCACTCCGAGTTGTCAATCTTTTAAATTTACAGCAACAACTAAGTATTGATACTTATGCCGAAGGGGTATTAGCTCGGGCAAAGGTAATTATAATACGTCTGCTGGGCGGTCGCTCTTACTGGCCTTATGGATTAGAAGTTGTCAAAGAAACCGTACAAAAAACTGGTGCAGCATTAATAGTGATGCCGGGGGACAGTAACCCCGATCCCGATTTAATCAGTCATTCCAATATTTCTCTAACAGTAGTTAATCAATTATGGCGTTATTTTACCGAAGGTGGGATCGAAAATTTTGTCAGCGCTCTGAAATTTGTTGCTGATATTTGTTTGGGACAAAATTATAATCCACCCCCGCCCCAAGTAGTGCCTCGCGTGGGACTTTATTTGTGGGGACGCGGGAGCGGGGGGGCCGTTTTTTCTCACTCATCGGTTCCCAGAGTTGGGTTGTTATTTTATCGCGCTCATTATTTGGCGGGTAACACCGCTCCCATCGATGCTTTGTGCCAAGCTTTAGCAGAAAGAAATTTAGAGCCTGTACCTGTTTTCGTTTCTTCGGTACGAGAACCCGATCTACAAGCTGAGTTGTTAGCCTATTTTCAGCCTAAAGACGATGAAAATATCGATATTCTAATTAATACAACTAGTTTTTCCATTTCTACTCCTCGCTCGCTGAATACTGAGGCGGGGACGCCGGAACGAGGGGATAGAGAGACGTTGGCGGAAGTTCGCCCGTTTTCATTAGATATACCAATATTACAAGTAATTTTTAGCACTAGCACTCAGGAAGAGTGGGAGTCTGGTTTTAAAGGGCTTTCGCCGCGAGATATGGCGATGAACGTGGCGCTACCTGAGGTGGATGGGAAAATTATCAGTCGGGCGATTTCTTTTAAGGCGGTGCAATCTCGCCATCCTTTGTTAGAAACGGATGTAGTGGGATACGAGGCGAGGTGCGATCGCGTTCAATTCGTGGCAGACTTAGCAGCTAACTGGGTCAAACTCCCACGAAAACCAGTTCCTCAACGGCGAATTGCCCTGATTTTAGCTAATTATCCCAACCGAGATGGACGTTTGGCTAATGGCGTGGGATTAGATACTCCCGCTAGCTGTGTAGAAATCCTCAAAGCTTTACAGCAAGCTGGTTATCAGGTGGAAGACATACCGACAACCGGAGATATTTTAATCGATCGCTTAACTGCTGGGGTAACCAACGATCCGGAAGGATGGGAATTGCGACAAGTCAGACAGGTTTTACCTGTACGAGAATATGAAGTATATTTTAATACTTTGCCATTGGAAGTTCGGCAAGGGATTCGCGATCGCTGGGGAAGTGTAGAAGGGGATAATCGATCCTCTTCCTTTCCTATTCCAGGTATTCAATTAGGCAATATTTTTGTGGGAATTCAGCCGAGTCGGGGTTACGATCTCGATCCGTCTTTAAATTATCACGCTCCCGATCTGGAACCCACCCACAGTTATTTAGCTTTTTATTATTGGGTGCGGCAACATTTTCAAGCTGATGCGATCGTTCACGTAGGAAAACACGGTAACTTGGAATGGCTACCCGGTAAAAGCGTTGCTCTTTCTCAGAATTGTTATCCGGAAATTGCTTTAGGCGCGATGCCTCATTTTTATCCTTTTATTGTTAACGATCCGGGTGAAGGTTCCCAAGCAAAACGTCGCGCTCAAGCGGTAATTATCGACCATTTGACACCGCCTTTAACTCGCGCCGAACTTTACGGCGCAATGCAACAATTGGAAAGTTTAATTGACGAATATTATGAGGCGGAAAGTTTAGATCCGAGTCGGTTGTCTGCGATCGCAGAACGCATCAATGAGTTAATACGTCAAGAGAATTTATACCAAGATTTATCTTTGTTATTAGGCCAAGATTTATCAGAAAATCAATCTGGCAAATTGACAATAGAAAAACAGCAGTTTGCGGAATTTCTCAATCGGGCTGATGGTTATCTTTGCGAATTAAAAGAAGCGCAAATCAGAGATGGATTGCATATTTTCGGGCAATGTCCTCAAGGAAGACAACTGAGAGATTTAATCGTGGCGATCGCTCGTCATCCCGGCAATCATCGCTTGGGGTTAACTCGCGCGCTCGCCAAAGATTGGGGTTTAGATTTCGACCCGTTAACGGCGGATTTATCATTACCGATCGATAACTCTTCATTAATCGATGGTAAGTCATGTCGCACGGTTGGCGATGCAGTGGAAGTATTAGAAGAATATGCCGCCCAACTAGTAGAAAATATCCTCAACGATCGTCATTCACAAATGACCGATGACCGAGGAAAAATGACAAATAAAGAGTTAGATTGGATTTGCGATCGACTCTTTCCTGCCCTACAACAAACCCAACAAGAAATTAACCAATTACTGCGCGGTTTAGATGGTAAATTCGTACCTGCTGGGCCATCCGGCGCACCGACGCGAGGCCGTCCGGAAGTACTACCTACTGGGCGCAATTTTTACTCTGTTGATATCCGTGCCATACCGACTGAAACGGCTTGGAGCGTTGGTAGAAAAGCGGCTGAAGCATTGATAGAGCAATATACCCAGGAGAATGGAGAGTATCCAAAAACACTAGGATTATCGATTTGGGGAACTTCCACCATGCGAACTGGTGGGGATGATTTGGCGCAGGCGCTAGCATTGCTAGGGGTACAACCGATTTGGGATGGTTTTTCGCGACGGGTGGTGGATTTTGAAATTTTATCCGTTTCGGTGTTAGGTCGTCCCCGAGTAGACGTGACGTTGCGAATTTCTGGGTTTTTCCGAGATGCTTTCCCGAATTTAATTGATTTATTTGATGAAGCGGTTGCAGCAGTAGCCGCTTTGGATGAATCGCCAGAGGATAATCCTTTGGCGGCGCGAGTTAAGCAGGAAACGGAATTTTGGGTGGCGGCTGGTTTAAATGGGGAACAGGCAAAAATGCGATCGCGTTTTCGGATTTTTGGTTCTAAACCGGGTGCTTACGGTGCCGGTTTGCAAGGTTTAATTGAAGCGCAAAATTGGCAAAGCGACGAAGATTTAGCCCGTGCGTATATTAATTGGAGTTGTTATGCTTACAGCAGCGCCAATTCTGCTTCTTCAGGTTTACATGGGATTTCCGCACCAGAAGCATTTGAGCAACGTTTACAACAAATGCAAATAGTTTTACACAATCAAGATAACCGCGAACACGATTTACTTGATTCCGATGATTATTATCAGTTTCAAGGTGGTTTAACGGTAGCCGTGCGTGCTTTATCCGGTCAAAATCCGCAAACTTATTTTGGCGATAATTCTATTCCTGAAAACCCTAAAGTGAGAAAATTAAAATCGGAAATCGCCAGGGTTTATCGTTCCCGCGTGGTTAATCCAAAATGGATTGCTGGAGTAATGCGTCACGGTTACAAAGGTGCATTTGAAATGGCAGCAACAGTAGATTATTTGTTTGCTTACGATGCAACGGCGAATTGCGTCGAAGATTTCATGTATCGGGGCGTCGCTGAAGCATATTTATTCGATCCCGCCGTGCAGAAATTCATTCAGGAAAAGAACCCTTGGGCGTTGCGAGATATGGCAGAAAGGATGTTAGAAGCGTATCAGCGCGGTTTGTGGCAAGGAGTTGAACAAGCCACGGTGGATAAATTGCGATCGATCGTTCATCAAGCTGAAGCAGTCATTGAAGAAGTTAAAAAATAA
- a CDS encoding EAL domain-containing protein, which yields MLDFILNEVKDTDSFPDRTALLHTLKLGNPVIYYQPQLNTTTEEIIGMEALVYWKHPQFGLLPAHKFIPLAEETGLITPINEWVLKTACAQCKVWHDAGFSHLKVAVNIFEKQFQQPNFLENLKHILLQTGLSPQFLQLEICERLMVHNIENNPLILEKLHQMGVNLSIDNFGTGYSSFSHLKTFPIANIKIDQTFINEVMPNSKDFGIINAIIILAKGLNINVIAQGVKTEAQKKLLQTLNCEQMQGYLFSKPLLFEETNYFLQNSWLTLDKNYS from the coding sequence ATGTTAGATTTTATCTTAAATGAAGTTAAAGATACAGACAGTTTTCCCGATCGAACTGCTCTACTTCATACACTCAAGTTAGGTAATCCTGTAATTTATTACCAACCACAATTAAATACTACTACCGAAGAAATTATCGGGATGGAAGCTTTGGTATATTGGAAACATCCCCAATTTGGTTTACTTCCCGCTCACAAATTTATACCGCTTGCAGAAGAAACAGGGCTAATTACACCCATTAATGAATGGGTATTAAAAACTGCTTGCGCTCAATGTAAAGTTTGGCATGATGCGGGATTTTCGCATTTAAAAGTGGCAGTAAATATTTTTGAAAAGCAATTTCAGCAACCTAATTTTTTAGAAAATTTGAAGCATATTTTGTTACAAACAGGCTTGTCACCCCAGTTTTTACAATTGGAAATCTGTGAAAGGCTCATGGTGCATAACATAGAAAATAATCCATTAATACTGGAAAAGTTGCATCAAATGGGAGTGAACTTATCTATAGATAATTTTGGTACTGGTTATTCTTCGTTTAGCCATCTCAAAACTTTTCCGATCGCAAATATTAAAATCGATCAAACATTTATTAATGAAGTAATGCCAAATTCTAAAGATTTCGGCATAATTAATGCTATTATTATTTTAGCAAAAGGGCTGAATATTAACGTGATTGCTCAAGGAGTAAAGACAGAAGCCCAAAAAAAATTATTGCAAACCCTAAACTGCGAACAAATGCAAGGCTATTTGTTTAGCAAACCTCTATTATTTGAAGAAACTAATTATTTTTTGCAAAATTCATGGTTAACGCTCGATAAAAATTATAGCTAG